The following proteins are co-located in the Apium graveolens cultivar Ventura chromosome 5, ASM990537v1, whole genome shotgun sequence genome:
- the LOC141725143 gene encoding uncharacterized protein LOC141725143 isoform X2, with the protein MLIVQRMARTQYKYQKTIAKMGHIGRSAFVKKAKENTRLMVPTLIGVFFGFLIGASFPFLSINKLSLSTGYLPLSEYIQVIDPSIPTQAKVQTDDTSKIWVPSNPRGAERLPPGIVVPESDFYPRRLYGIPGEDFTGITKYLVTFTVGHNQMQNIDDAIQKVSPANLHILIPLFSILVSLSYPVHSQFTGNFTVLLFHYDNRTSDWDAYEWSKKAIHISVQKQTKWWFAKRFLHPDIVAAYEYIFIWDEDLGVEHFESEEYIKLVKKHGLEISQPGLEPTAKALTWQMTKRRGDCEVHKETQEKPGWCPDPHLPPCAGFVEIMAPVFSREAWRCVWHMIQNDLVHGWGLDFAVRKCVEPAHEKIGVVDAQWIVHQGIPSLGGQGETNDGKQPWQGVRARCRSEWKMFQDRLANAEKDYYKSMETSSSP; encoded by the exons ATGTTGATAGTACAAAGAATGGCAAGAACTCAGTACAAG TATCAGAAGACTATAGCTAAAATGGGACACATTGGTCGCAG TGCCTTTGTCAAAAAAGCAAAGGAGAATACTAGGCTTATGGTACCAACTTTGATTGGAGTTTTTTTTGGCTTCCTGATCGGAGCATCATTTCCTTTTCTATCAATAAACAAG CTGAGTCTTTCTACGGGTTATCTTCCCCTTTCTGAATATATTCAAGTTATTGATCCCAGTATCCCAACCCAAGCCAAAGTTCAAACAGATGATACGTCGAAG ATATGGGTGCCATCAAATCCACGAGGTGCAGAAAGATTACCCCCGGGCATTGTTGTACCAGAGTCAGACTTTTATCCTCGTAGATTGTATGGCATACCCGGTGAG GACTTCACTGGAATTACAAAATATCTTGTAACATTTACCGTTGGTCATAACCAGATGCAAAATATTGATGATGCTATTCAGAAGGTCAGCCCTGCAAATTTACATATACTCATCCCTCTGTTTAGTATACTCGTCTCTCTCTCCTATCCTGTTCATTCACAGTTTACAGGTAACTTTACTGTCCTTCTCTTTCATTATGATAATCGAACAAGTGACTGGGATGCATATGAGTGGTCAAAGAAGGCTATCCATATAAGTGTGCAAAAGCAGACAAAATG GTGGTTCGCAAAAAGATTTCTTCATCCTGATATTGTTGCCGCCTACGAGTACATATTTATCTGGGATGAAGACCTTGGGGTGGAGCATTTTGAATCTGAAGA ATATATAAAACTTGTGAAGAAACATGGTTTGGAGATCTCACAACCTGGTTTGGAGCCGACTGCCAAAGCATTAACATGGCAAATGACAAAGAGAAGAGGCGATTGTGAAGTTCATAA AGAAACGCAGGAGAAACCCGGATGGTGCCCAGACCCTCATTTACCTCCTTGCGCGGG GTTTGTCGAAATCATGGCACCTGTATTTTCTCGAGAAGCATGGCGCTGTGTATGGCATATGATTCAG AATGACTTGGTTCATGGATGGGGTCTCGACTTTGCTGTTCGAAAATGTGTTGAG CCTGCTCATGAGAAAATAGGGGTCGTAGACGCCCAGTGGATTGTACATCAAGGTATACCATCACTAGGGGGACAG GGTGAAACAAACGATGGGAAGCAACCATGGCAGGGG GTAAGGGCGAGGTGTAGATCGGAGTGGAAAATGTTTCAAGATCGCCTTGCCAATGCTGAAAAAGATTATTACAAATCAATGGAAACATCTAGTTCCCCATAA
- the LOC141725142 gene encoding uncharacterized protein LOC141725142 codes for MWNMNKFYDKVSALEEGGSHYCSKKSDDICGSACDEDSGRVISMSRIRCIMRGLDFKTYIFLFIMIPTFVFGVYLHGQKISYFLRPLWEAPPKPFHEIPHYYHENVTMENLCKLHGWGIREFPRRVYDAVLFSNEVDLLTIRWKELYPYVTEFVLLESNSTFTGLPKPLVFARNRDKFKFIESRLTYGKVAGRFKKGENPFVEEAYQRLALDFLLKQAGIQDDDLLIMSDVDEIPSKHTINLLRWCDDTPQILHLRLKNYLYSFEFLLDNNSWRASVHRYQSGKTKYAHYRQSNDILADAGWHCSFCFRSIKDFIFKMKAYSHFDRVKFNKFLNPKRIQKVICKGADLFDMLPEEYTFKDIIGKMGPIPHSYSAVHLPAYLLQNADMYRYLLPGNCIRESG; via the exons ATGTGGAATATGAATAAGTTTTATGATAAAGTTTCTGCCTTGGAAGAAGGAGGATCTCATTATTGTTCTAAAAAGTCTGATGATATTTGTGGATCTGCTTGTGATGAG GATTCTGGTCGGGTAATAAGCATGTCAAGAATACGTTGTATAATGAGGGGTCTGGATTTCAAAACATATATCTTCCTTTTCATTATGATCCCAACCTTCGTATTTGGTGTATATTTGCATGGACAGAAGATATCATATTTCTTGCGGCCACTTTGGGAAGCACCACCTAAGCCATTTCATGAAATTCCTCATTATTACCATGAGAATGTGACAATGGAGAATTTGTGCAAACTTCATGGTTGGGGAATTCGTGAGTTCCCAAGACGTGTTTATGATGCAGTTTTGTTCAGTAATGAAGTGGACCTTCTGACAATTCGGTGGAAAGAATTGTACCCTTATGTAACAGAGTTTGTTCTCCTCGAGTCAAATTCTACATTCACTGGATTGCCTAAACCATTGGTTTTTGCCAGAAACAGagataaatttaaatttattgaATCACGGCTAACTTACGGGAAAGTTGCTGGAAGATTCAAAAAAGGTGAAAATCCATTTGTTGAGGAGGCATATCAACGGCTAGCATTGGATTTTCTTCTTAAGCAAGCAGGTATTCAGGATGATGACTTGTTGATAATGTCAGACGTAGATGAGATTCCAAGTAAACATACTATTAATCTATTGAGGTGGTGTGATGACACGCCTCAAATTCTTCATCTACGGTTGAAGAACTATCTTTATTCTTTTGAGTTTTTGTTGGATAATAATAGTTGGAGAGCTTCAGTCCACAGATATCAGTCTGGGAAGACAAAATATGCACACTATCGCCAGTCAAATGATATCTTAGCAGATGCTGGATGGCATTGCAGCTTCTGTTTCCGAAGTATCAAAGATTTTATATTCAAAATGAAAGCATACAGTCATTTTGATAGAGTGAAGTTCaacaaatttttaaatcctaaacgAATTCAGAAGGTGATTTGCAAAGGGGCAGACCTGTTTGATATGCTTCCGGAGGAGTACACTTTCAAGGATATCATAGGTAAAATGGGTCCTATACCTCATTCCTATTCTGCTGTTCATCTTCCGGCCTATCTTTTGCAGAATGCTGACATGTATAGATATCTTTTGCCTGGGAACTGCATAAGAGAGAGTGGCTGA
- the LOC141725143 gene encoding uncharacterized protein LOC141725143 isoform X4 encodes MGHIGRSAFVKKAKENTRLMVPTLIGVFFGFLIGASFPFLSINKLLLLWQLSLSTGYLPLSEYIQVIDPSIPTQAKVQTDDTSKIWVPSNPRGAERLPPGIVVPESDFYPRRLYGIPGEDFTGITKYLVTFTVGHNQMQNIDDAIQKVSPANLHILIPLFSILVSLSYPVHSQFTGNFTVLLFHYDNRTSDWDAYEWSKKAIHISVQKQTKWWFAKRFLHPDIVAAYEYIFIWDEDLGVEHFESEEYIKLVKKHGLEISQPGLEPTAKALTWQMTKRRGDCEVHKETQEKPGWCPDPHLPPCAGFVEIMAPVFSREAWRCVWHMIQNDLVHGWGLDFAVRKCVEPAHEKIGVVDAQWIVHQGIPSLGGQGETNDGKQPWQGVRARCRSEWKMFQDRLANAEKDYYKSMETSSSP; translated from the exons ATGGGACACATTGGTCGCAG TGCCTTTGTCAAAAAAGCAAAGGAGAATACTAGGCTTATGGTACCAACTTTGATTGGAGTTTTTTTTGGCTTCCTGATCGGAGCATCATTTCCTTTTCTATCAATAAACAAG CTTTTGCTACTGTGGCAGCTGAGTCTTTCTACGGGTTATCTTCCCCTTTCTGAATATATTCAAGTTATTGATCCCAGTATCCCAACCCAAGCCAAAGTTCAAACAGATGATACGTCGAAG ATATGGGTGCCATCAAATCCACGAGGTGCAGAAAGATTACCCCCGGGCATTGTTGTACCAGAGTCAGACTTTTATCCTCGTAGATTGTATGGCATACCCGGTGAG GACTTCACTGGAATTACAAAATATCTTGTAACATTTACCGTTGGTCATAACCAGATGCAAAATATTGATGATGCTATTCAGAAGGTCAGCCCTGCAAATTTACATATACTCATCCCTCTGTTTAGTATACTCGTCTCTCTCTCCTATCCTGTTCATTCACAGTTTACAGGTAACTTTACTGTCCTTCTCTTTCATTATGATAATCGAACAAGTGACTGGGATGCATATGAGTGGTCAAAGAAGGCTATCCATATAAGTGTGCAAAAGCAGACAAAATG GTGGTTCGCAAAAAGATTTCTTCATCCTGATATTGTTGCCGCCTACGAGTACATATTTATCTGGGATGAAGACCTTGGGGTGGAGCATTTTGAATCTGAAGA ATATATAAAACTTGTGAAGAAACATGGTTTGGAGATCTCACAACCTGGTTTGGAGCCGACTGCCAAAGCATTAACATGGCAAATGACAAAGAGAAGAGGCGATTGTGAAGTTCATAA AGAAACGCAGGAGAAACCCGGATGGTGCCCAGACCCTCATTTACCTCCTTGCGCGGG GTTTGTCGAAATCATGGCACCTGTATTTTCTCGAGAAGCATGGCGCTGTGTATGGCATATGATTCAG AATGACTTGGTTCATGGATGGGGTCTCGACTTTGCTGTTCGAAAATGTGTTGAG CCTGCTCATGAGAAAATAGGGGTCGTAGACGCCCAGTGGATTGTACATCAAGGTATACCATCACTAGGGGGACAG GGTGAAACAAACGATGGGAAGCAACCATGGCAGGGG GTAAGGGCGAGGTGTAGATCGGAGTGGAAAATGTTTCAAGATCGCCTTGCCAATGCTGAAAAAGATTATTACAAATCAATGGAAACATCTAGTTCCCCATAA
- the LOC141725143 gene encoding uncharacterized protein LOC141725143 isoform X1: MLIVQRMARTQYKYQKTIAKMGHIGRSAFVKKAKENTRLMVPTLIGVFFGFLIGASFPFLSINKLLLLWQLSLSTGYLPLSEYIQVIDPSIPTQAKVQTDDTSKIWVPSNPRGAERLPPGIVVPESDFYPRRLYGIPGEDFTGITKYLVTFTVGHNQMQNIDDAIQKVSPANLHILIPLFSILVSLSYPVHSQFTGNFTVLLFHYDNRTSDWDAYEWSKKAIHISVQKQTKWWFAKRFLHPDIVAAYEYIFIWDEDLGVEHFESEEYIKLVKKHGLEISQPGLEPTAKALTWQMTKRRGDCEVHKETQEKPGWCPDPHLPPCAGFVEIMAPVFSREAWRCVWHMIQNDLVHGWGLDFAVRKCVEPAHEKIGVVDAQWIVHQGIPSLGGQGETNDGKQPWQGVRARCRSEWKMFQDRLANAEKDYYKSMETSSSP; this comes from the exons ATGTTGATAGTACAAAGAATGGCAAGAACTCAGTACAAG TATCAGAAGACTATAGCTAAAATGGGACACATTGGTCGCAG TGCCTTTGTCAAAAAAGCAAAGGAGAATACTAGGCTTATGGTACCAACTTTGATTGGAGTTTTTTTTGGCTTCCTGATCGGAGCATCATTTCCTTTTCTATCAATAAACAAG CTTTTGCTACTGTGGCAGCTGAGTCTTTCTACGGGTTATCTTCCCCTTTCTGAATATATTCAAGTTATTGATCCCAGTATCCCAACCCAAGCCAAAGTTCAAACAGATGATACGTCGAAG ATATGGGTGCCATCAAATCCACGAGGTGCAGAAAGATTACCCCCGGGCATTGTTGTACCAGAGTCAGACTTTTATCCTCGTAGATTGTATGGCATACCCGGTGAG GACTTCACTGGAATTACAAAATATCTTGTAACATTTACCGTTGGTCATAACCAGATGCAAAATATTGATGATGCTATTCAGAAGGTCAGCCCTGCAAATTTACATATACTCATCCCTCTGTTTAGTATACTCGTCTCTCTCTCCTATCCTGTTCATTCACAGTTTACAGGTAACTTTACTGTCCTTCTCTTTCATTATGATAATCGAACAAGTGACTGGGATGCATATGAGTGGTCAAAGAAGGCTATCCATATAAGTGTGCAAAAGCAGACAAAATG GTGGTTCGCAAAAAGATTTCTTCATCCTGATATTGTTGCCGCCTACGAGTACATATTTATCTGGGATGAAGACCTTGGGGTGGAGCATTTTGAATCTGAAGA ATATATAAAACTTGTGAAGAAACATGGTTTGGAGATCTCACAACCTGGTTTGGAGCCGACTGCCAAAGCATTAACATGGCAAATGACAAAGAGAAGAGGCGATTGTGAAGTTCATAA AGAAACGCAGGAGAAACCCGGATGGTGCCCAGACCCTCATTTACCTCCTTGCGCGGG GTTTGTCGAAATCATGGCACCTGTATTTTCTCGAGAAGCATGGCGCTGTGTATGGCATATGATTCAG AATGACTTGGTTCATGGATGGGGTCTCGACTTTGCTGTTCGAAAATGTGTTGAG CCTGCTCATGAGAAAATAGGGGTCGTAGACGCCCAGTGGATTGTACATCAAGGTATACCATCACTAGGGGGACAG GGTGAAACAAACGATGGGAAGCAACCATGGCAGGGG GTAAGGGCGAGGTGTAGATCGGAGTGGAAAATGTTTCAAGATCGCCTTGCCAATGCTGAAAAAGATTATTACAAATCAATGGAAACATCTAGTTCCCCATAA
- the LOC141725143 gene encoding uncharacterized protein LOC141725143 isoform X5: MLIVQRMARTQYKYQKTIAKMGHIGRSAFVKKAKENTRLMVPTLIGVFFGFLIGASFPFLSINKLLLLWQLSLSTGYLPLSEYIQVIDPSIPTQAKVQTDDTSKIWVPSNPRGAERLPPGIVVPESDFYPRRLYGIPGEDFTGITKYLVTFTVGHNQMQNIDDAIQKFTGNFTVLLFHYDNRTSDWDAYEWSKKAIHISVQKQTKWWFAKRFLHPDIVAAYEYIFIWDEDLGVEHFESEEYIKLVKKHGLEISQPGLEPTAKALTWQMTKRRGDCEVHKETQEKPGWCPDPHLPPCAGFVEIMAPVFSREAWRCVWHMIQNDLVHGWGLDFAVRKCVEPAHEKIGVVDAQWIVHQGIPSLGGQGETNDGKQPWQGVRARCRSEWKMFQDRLANAEKDYYKSMETSSSP, translated from the exons ATGTTGATAGTACAAAGAATGGCAAGAACTCAGTACAAG TATCAGAAGACTATAGCTAAAATGGGACACATTGGTCGCAG TGCCTTTGTCAAAAAAGCAAAGGAGAATACTAGGCTTATGGTACCAACTTTGATTGGAGTTTTTTTTGGCTTCCTGATCGGAGCATCATTTCCTTTTCTATCAATAAACAAG CTTTTGCTACTGTGGCAGCTGAGTCTTTCTACGGGTTATCTTCCCCTTTCTGAATATATTCAAGTTATTGATCCCAGTATCCCAACCCAAGCCAAAGTTCAAACAGATGATACGTCGAAG ATATGGGTGCCATCAAATCCACGAGGTGCAGAAAGATTACCCCCGGGCATTGTTGTACCAGAGTCAGACTTTTATCCTCGTAGATTGTATGGCATACCCGGTGAG GACTTCACTGGAATTACAAAATATCTTGTAACATTTACCGTTGGTCATAACCAGATGCAAAATATTGATGATGCTATTCAGAAG TTTACAGGTAACTTTACTGTCCTTCTCTTTCATTATGATAATCGAACAAGTGACTGGGATGCATATGAGTGGTCAAAGAAGGCTATCCATATAAGTGTGCAAAAGCAGACAAAATG GTGGTTCGCAAAAAGATTTCTTCATCCTGATATTGTTGCCGCCTACGAGTACATATTTATCTGGGATGAAGACCTTGGGGTGGAGCATTTTGAATCTGAAGA ATATATAAAACTTGTGAAGAAACATGGTTTGGAGATCTCACAACCTGGTTTGGAGCCGACTGCCAAAGCATTAACATGGCAAATGACAAAGAGAAGAGGCGATTGTGAAGTTCATAA AGAAACGCAGGAGAAACCCGGATGGTGCCCAGACCCTCATTTACCTCCTTGCGCGGG GTTTGTCGAAATCATGGCACCTGTATTTTCTCGAGAAGCATGGCGCTGTGTATGGCATATGATTCAG AATGACTTGGTTCATGGATGGGGTCTCGACTTTGCTGTTCGAAAATGTGTTGAG CCTGCTCATGAGAAAATAGGGGTCGTAGACGCCCAGTGGATTGTACATCAAGGTATACCATCACTAGGGGGACAG GGTGAAACAAACGATGGGAAGCAACCATGGCAGGGG GTAAGGGCGAGGTGTAGATCGGAGTGGAAAATGTTTCAAGATCGCCTTGCCAATGCTGAAAAAGATTATTACAAATCAATGGAAACATCTAGTTCCCCATAA
- the LOC141725143 gene encoding uncharacterized protein LOC141725143 isoform X3, with product MQYQKTIAKMGHIGRSAFVKKAKENTRLMVPTLIGVFFGFLIGASFPFLSINKLLLLWQLSLSTGYLPLSEYIQVIDPSIPTQAKVQTDDTSKIWVPSNPRGAERLPPGIVVPESDFYPRRLYGIPGEDFTGITKYLVTFTVGHNQMQNIDDAIQKVSPANLHILIPLFSILVSLSYPVHSQFTGNFTVLLFHYDNRTSDWDAYEWSKKAIHISVQKQTKWWFAKRFLHPDIVAAYEYIFIWDEDLGVEHFESEEYIKLVKKHGLEISQPGLEPTAKALTWQMTKRRGDCEVHKETQEKPGWCPDPHLPPCAGFVEIMAPVFSREAWRCVWHMIQNDLVHGWGLDFAVRKCVEPAHEKIGVVDAQWIVHQGIPSLGGQGETNDGKQPWQGVRARCRSEWKMFQDRLANAEKDYYKSMETSSSP from the exons ATGCAGTATCAGAAGACTATAGCTAAAATGGGACACATTGGTCGCAG TGCCTTTGTCAAAAAAGCAAAGGAGAATACTAGGCTTATGGTACCAACTTTGATTGGAGTTTTTTTTGGCTTCCTGATCGGAGCATCATTTCCTTTTCTATCAATAAACAAG CTTTTGCTACTGTGGCAGCTGAGTCTTTCTACGGGTTATCTTCCCCTTTCTGAATATATTCAAGTTATTGATCCCAGTATCCCAACCCAAGCCAAAGTTCAAACAGATGATACGTCGAAG ATATGGGTGCCATCAAATCCACGAGGTGCAGAAAGATTACCCCCGGGCATTGTTGTACCAGAGTCAGACTTTTATCCTCGTAGATTGTATGGCATACCCGGTGAG GACTTCACTGGAATTACAAAATATCTTGTAACATTTACCGTTGGTCATAACCAGATGCAAAATATTGATGATGCTATTCAGAAGGTCAGCCCTGCAAATTTACATATACTCATCCCTCTGTTTAGTATACTCGTCTCTCTCTCCTATCCTGTTCATTCACAGTTTACAGGTAACTTTACTGTCCTTCTCTTTCATTATGATAATCGAACAAGTGACTGGGATGCATATGAGTGGTCAAAGAAGGCTATCCATATAAGTGTGCAAAAGCAGACAAAATG GTGGTTCGCAAAAAGATTTCTTCATCCTGATATTGTTGCCGCCTACGAGTACATATTTATCTGGGATGAAGACCTTGGGGTGGAGCATTTTGAATCTGAAGA ATATATAAAACTTGTGAAGAAACATGGTTTGGAGATCTCACAACCTGGTTTGGAGCCGACTGCCAAAGCATTAACATGGCAAATGACAAAGAGAAGAGGCGATTGTGAAGTTCATAA AGAAACGCAGGAGAAACCCGGATGGTGCCCAGACCCTCATTTACCTCCTTGCGCGGG GTTTGTCGAAATCATGGCACCTGTATTTTCTCGAGAAGCATGGCGCTGTGTATGGCATATGATTCAG AATGACTTGGTTCATGGATGGGGTCTCGACTTTGCTGTTCGAAAATGTGTTGAG CCTGCTCATGAGAAAATAGGGGTCGTAGACGCCCAGTGGATTGTACATCAAGGTATACCATCACTAGGGGGACAG GGTGAAACAAACGATGGGAAGCAACCATGGCAGGGG GTAAGGGCGAGGTGTAGATCGGAGTGGAAAATGTTTCAAGATCGCCTTGCCAATGCTGAAAAAGATTATTACAAATCAATGGAAACATCTAGTTCCCCATAA